A window of Chitinophagales bacterium contains these coding sequences:
- a CDS encoding ABC transporter permease, with the protein MRTLKYLLQKEYRQIFRNKIILRMIIAMPMIQLIILPLAADYEIKNINIAVVDQDRSSFSRELVNRITAAGYFRLQQYTHSYEEAFPLLESDKADLILEIPSRFEKDLVREGKQSLLLAVNAINGTKAMVGANYLNRIIQDYNTDIKVEWKTPAMGAKMIEIESVNWFNPHMKYAFFMVPGILVLLVTMISAYMCSMNIVREKEIGTIEQINVTPVKKQYFILGKLIPFWTIGVVLFSVGLFVIGRFVYGIVPLGNILALYAYLALFLIAVLGFGLLISTYSNTQQQAMSLAFFFVMIFLLMSGLFTSIDSMPTWARWVAYSNPVSYFIEVVRMVVLKGSGFGELGQHFLVMAGFAVGFNGWAVWNYRKVS; encoded by the coding sequence ATGAGGACACTGAAATATTTATTGCAAAAGGAGTACCGGCAGATCTTCCGCAACAAGATCATCCTGCGTATGATCATAGCCATGCCCATGATCCAGTTGATCATTCTTCCATTGGCGGCTGACTATGAGATCAAGAATATCAATATTGCGGTGGTGGATCAGGACCGGTCAAGTTTTTCCCGTGAATTGGTGAACCGCATTACAGCAGCCGGGTATTTTCGTTTGCAACAATACACGCATAGTTATGAAGAAGCCTTTCCTTTATTAGAGTCGGATAAGGCCGATCTGATCCTGGAGATCCCTTCCCGGTTTGAAAAGGATCTGGTGAGGGAAGGGAAGCAATCCCTTTTGCTGGCCGTCAATGCCATCAACGGAACCAAAGCCATGGTGGGGGCCAACTATCTGAACCGTATCATTCAGGATTACAATACCGATATCAAGGTGGAGTGGAAGACCCCGGCCATGGGGGCAAAGATGATCGAGATCGAATCGGTTAACTGGTTCAACCCCCACATGAAGTATGCTTTTTTCATGGTACCGGGCATCCTGGTTTTGCTGGTCACCATGATATCGGCTTATATGTGTTCTATGAATATTGTGCGGGAAAAAGAGATCGGTACCATTGAGCAGATCAATGTGACACCGGTGAAGAAGCAATACTTTATTTTAGGTAAGCTGATTCCTTTCTGGACCATTGGCGTGGTATTATTTTCTGTCGGTTTATTTGTGATCGGTCGTTTTGTATATGGCATTGTGCCCTTGGGGAATATATTGGCATTGTATGCCTATCTCGCGCTTTTTCTCATTGCGGTGCTTGGTTTCGGGTTATTGATCTCCACATATTCAAATACCCAGCAACAGGCCATGTCACTGGCTTTCTTTTTTGTGATGATCTTTTTGCTTATGAGTGGGTTGTTTACATCCATTGACAGTATGCCCACCTGGGCGCGTTGGGTGGCGTATAGCAATCCGGTGAGTTATTTTATTGAGGTGGTGCGCATGGTGGTGTTAAAGGGGAGTGGATTTGGAGAGCTGGGACAGCATTTTTTGGTGATGGCGGGTTTTGCAGTGGGGTTTAATGGCTGGGCGGTGTGGAATTACAGGAAGGTGTCGTGA
- a CDS encoding ABC transporter permease — translation MKQFLSFVRKEFLHVFRDRKTLLLLFGLPVAQILLFGFALTNEIKNTKIVVCDYAHDGASRAIIQKLEASAQFDLEEVLLSHEQIETSFKKGKVKLAIVFPPHFESDLQHLGKSKLQVIADASDPNTASTLTNYISSITRSYQQELGGVGDPYPMQIESQVRMIYNPELKGTTNFVPGVMALVLLLVCVLMTSVSIVREKESGTMEVLLVSPFHPLMVILSKAVPYLVVSIVNLAVILLLSVYLLGMPVKGSLLLIIGESILLIITALSLGLLISNVAASQQAAMLMSLMGMMLPTMLFTGFMFPLENMPLPLQLISNIIPSKWYYIIIKSVMIKGLGFSAIWKETLILFSMAILLLSISLARFKTRLA, via the coding sequence ATGAAACAGTTTTTATCCTTTGTACGAAAAGAATTCCTTCACGTATTTCGTGACCGGAAGACCTTACTCCTGTTGTTTGGTTTACCGGTAGCGCAGATACTTTTGTTTGGGTTTGCCTTGACAAATGAGATCAAGAATACGAAGATTGTTGTATGTGATTATGCACATGATGGTGCATCGAGAGCGATCATCCAAAAGTTGGAAGCGAGTGCGCAGTTTGATCTGGAAGAAGTTTTATTAAGCCATGAGCAGATCGAGACTTCCTTTAAAAAAGGAAAGGTAAAACTTGCAATAGTTTTCCCTCCCCATTTTGAATCCGACCTTCAGCACTTGGGGAAATCCAAGTTACAGGTCATTGCTGATGCGTCTGATCCCAATACGGCCTCGACATTGACCAATTATATTTCCAGTATCACCCGATCGTACCAGCAAGAACTGGGTGGTGTAGGTGACCCTTATCCCATGCAGATCGAATCACAGGTCCGGATGATCTATAACCCGGAGTTGAAGGGTACGACCAATTTTGTTCCCGGGGTAATGGCTCTGGTGCTTTTGTTGGTTTGTGTGTTGATGACGTCTGTATCGATCGTACGGGAGAAGGAATCGGGTACGATGGAGGTATTGCTGGTTTCGCCATTTCACCCCCTGATGGTTATTCTATCCAAGGCTGTTCCTTATCTGGTGGTATCCATTGTCAACCTCGCGGTCATTCTTTTATTGAGCGTGTATTTGTTGGGCATGCCTGTAAAGGGCAGTTTGTTATTGATCATTGGGGAAAGCATCTTGCTTATCATCACGGCCCTGTCCCTTGGTTTATTGATCTCCAATGTAGCGGCATCACAACAAGCGGCCATGTTGATGTCGCTGATGGGGATGATGTTGCCGACCATGTTGTTCACCGGGTTTATGTTCCCGTTGGAGAATATGCCCCTTCCCTTGCAGCTAATTTCAAATATTATTCCTTCGAAGTGGTACTATATCATTATCAAGTCGGTGATGATCAAAGGCCTTGGGTTTTCCGCGATTTGGAAGGAGACCTTGATCTTGTTTTCCATGGCCATTTTATTGCTCAGTATTAGTCTGGCACGATTTAAAACCCGGTTAGCATGA
- a CDS encoding ABC transporter ATP-binding protein: MTSDIVIHTEGLTKRYGDFIAANNISIDVHAGEIFGFLGANGAGKTTAMRMLCGLLTPSSGKARIAGYDIYKETEKIKLNIGYMSQKFSLYEDLTVRENIRFFGGIYGMNDKDIKIRSEAMLEDLGLLPEANQLVGSLPLGWKQKLAFSVAIFHTPRIVFLDEPTGGVDPVTRRQFWDLIYAAADRGTTIFVTTHYMDEAEYCNRLSMMVDGVVKAMDSPLELKKQFGVKTMDEVFYELARGAKRGE; this comes from the coding sequence ATGACCAGTGATATTGTAATACATACCGAAGGACTGACCAAACGCTATGGCGATTTTATTGCCGCCAACAACATCAGTATAGATGTACATGCCGGAGAGATATTTGGATTTCTGGGTGCCAATGGCGCAGGAAAAACCACCGCTATGCGTATGCTCTGTGGCTTATTGACCCCAAGTTCGGGCAAGGCAAGAATTGCCGGATATGATATTTACAAGGAGACTGAAAAGATCAAATTGAATATCGGTTATATGAGCCAGAAATTCTCTCTGTATGAAGACCTGACCGTGCGGGAGAATATCCGGTTTTTTGGAGGGATCTATGGGATGAATGACAAGGATATCAAAATCCGGTCTGAAGCCATGTTGGAGGACCTGGGTTTATTGCCTGAGGCGAATCAACTTGTGGGCTCCCTGCCTTTAGGATGGAAACAGAAACTGGCTTTTTCCGTGGCCATTTTTCATACACCGCGGATCGTATTTCTGGATGAACCCACCGGGGGCGTAGATCCGGTCACACGTCGGCAGTTCTGGGACCTGATCTATGCGGCAGCCGACCGGGGCACAACCATATTTGTCACCACCCACTATATGGACGAGGCTGAATATTGCAACCGGTTATCCATGATGGTGGATGGGGTGGTAAAGGCCATGGATTCTCCCCTCGAATTGAAAAAACAGTTTGGGGTGAAGACTATGGATGAAGTGTTTTATGAATTGGCGAGAGGGGCGAAGCGGGGAGAATAG
- a CDS encoding ABC transporter ATP-binding protein, with amino-acid sequence MKDVVLENIVKTYNKGAVKAVKGVSFEVEEGELFGLIGPDGAGKTSIFRILTTLLLADLGRASVAGNDVVKDFRKIRNIVGYMPGKFSLYPDLTVEENLRFFATVFNTTIEENYDLVKDIYSQIEPFKDRRAGKLSGGMKQKLALSCALIHRPKVLFLDEPTTGVDSVSRKEFWEMLKRLKAQGITVLVSTPYMDEATLCERIALIQEGEILSIDTPAAIQDSFGEPLYAVKSGAMSALLSDLRGSDLVLSSNSFGEYHHITLKDPGLTVVEGLRQQLISRHPDLEIQTVRPTVEDCFIKLMGA; translated from the coding sequence ATGAAGGATGTTGTTTTAGAAAATATTGTCAAAACCTATAACAAAGGGGCGGTAAAGGCCGTCAAGGGGGTTTCCTTTGAGGTAGAGGAAGGCGAGTTGTTTGGTTTGATCGGTCCGGATGGGGCAGGTAAGACGAGTATATTTCGCATACTAACCACTTTGTTATTAGCGGATCTGGGAAGGGCATCGGTGGCAGGAAATGATGTGGTAAAGGATTTTCGCAAGATCAGAAATATCGTCGGGTATATGCCAGGGAAGTTTTCGCTTTATCCCGATCTGACTGTTGAAGAGAACCTTCGTTTTTTTGCCACGGTATTCAATACAACGATCGAGGAAAATTATGATCTGGTTAAAGATATCTATTCCCAGATCGAGCCATTCAAAGACCGCCGGGCGGGGAAATTATCAGGGGGCATGAAACAAAAGCTGGCTTTGAGCTGTGCGCTGATACACCGGCCAAAAGTGCTCTTTCTGGATGAGCCTACTACAGGGGTTGATTCGGTATCGCGGAAGGAATTCTGGGAAATGCTCAAAAGACTGAAGGCTCAGGGCATTACGGTTCTTGTTTCCACACCCTATATGGACGAGGCCACGCTTTGTGAACGGATCGCGTTGATCCAGGAAGGAGAGATCCTTTCCATTGATACTCCTGCTGCCATACAAGATTCATTTGGAGAGCCGCTTTATGCAGTGAAGTCGGGCGCCATGAGTGCATTGTTATCGGACCTCCGTGGTTCTGATCTGGTATTATCGAGCAATTCATTTGGCGAATACCATCATATCACCCTTAAAGATCCAGGGTTAACAGTGGTGGAGGGACTTCGCCAACAACTTATTTCCCGTCATCCCGATCTGGAGATTCAAACCGTTCGCCCAACTGTGGAAGATTGTTTTATTAAACTCATGGGAGCATGA
- a CDS encoding efflux RND transporter periplasmic adaptor subunit produces the protein MKNFFLLILGTGLLFISSCTGNGHSFDGSGAFEADEIIISSEANGVLKEFTLEEGDSLSAGEYIGYVDSTQLSLRKKQLLAQIQATGSRIPDIGTQTAYYARQVAVYKSRLSTLEREERRLSNLVAGEAAPQKQLDDIVSQIDEVKKQIDLVQQQQAAQVSALGTQARGLQTDPLALYAQIEQVEDQLLKCRLMSPGKGTVLVTYVEPNELVSVGKPLYKVADLSTMTLKAYVDGNTLPLIKLGQKVKVRTDDGKGGMKESMGTITWINSKAEFTPKTIQTKDERADLVYAIKVSVVNDGYYKIGMYGEMRIE, from the coding sequence ATGAAAAATTTCTTTTTACTGATTCTTGGAACCGGGTTATTGTTTATCAGTTCTTGTACCGGCAATGGTCATTCCTTTGATGGCTCAGGAGCATTTGAAGCAGATGAGATCATCATTTCTTCAGAGGCGAATGGGGTATTGAAGGAGTTTACGTTAGAAGAAGGGGATAGTCTTTCTGCGGGTGAATACATTGGGTATGTGGATAGCACGCAGTTATCCCTTCGTAAAAAACAGTTATTGGCCCAGATACAAGCCACGGGTAGCCGGATACCGGATATCGGAACACAAACGGCGTATTATGCCCGCCAGGTGGCTGTGTATAAAAGCAGGCTTTCCACCTTAGAGCGTGAAGAAAGACGGCTTTCGAATCTCGTGGCGGGTGAAGCTGCGCCACAAAAGCAATTGGATGATATCGTTTCCCAAATAGACGAGGTGAAAAAGCAGATCGATCTGGTACAGCAGCAACAGGCAGCACAGGTTTCTGCTCTGGGTACACAAGCCCGAGGCTTGCAGACCGATCCGCTTGCGTTGTATGCACAGATTGAGCAGGTAGAAGACCAGTTGCTCAAATGCAGACTGATGAGTCCGGGCAAAGGCACGGTGTTGGTCACTTATGTGGAGCCCAATGAACTGGTATCGGTTGGCAAGCCATTGTATAAGGTTGCAGATCTCTCGACGATGACCCTGAAAGCCTATGTGGATGGGAATACTTTACCGTTGATCAAACTCGGGCAGAAAGTGAAAGTGAGAACGGATGATGGTAAAGGCGGGATGAAGGAATCGATGGGAACGATTACATGGATCAATAGCAAGGCGGAGTTTACGCCAAAAACCATACAGACCAAGGATGAAAGGGCCGACCTGGTATATGCAATAAAGGTATCGGTGGTGAATGATGGGTATTATAAGATCGGGATGTATGGCGAGATGCGAATTGAGTGA
- a CDS encoding TolC family protein produces MRKTILIPLMVLLGGMGLQAQTILRIDSCMQWARDNYPLVRQQQLIERSRDLSVENASKGQLPQLSVGGQASYQSEVTRLGINLPGFTPPELSKDQYRLYAEVNQPLTDLQTINRQKELLRSTGEVEKQKLEVELYKLKERVTQLFFGILLMREQEKQVELMMADITAGLDKTQVAVDNGTATRTNIYLLEAELVKAKQRRKEMAATRESYEEMLSLFTGKQFSGSVILEKPVLLTENTESTEMRRPEIKLYELQQTNLGLQEKILKAKNWPRFSLFLQGGVGRPALNMLSNELDPYYIGGLRLGWNIGQLYTQKADRQLIHLQQQTVVLQKETFLLNTKLSLSQQDGEIRKYQSLINGDQELISLREKIKKTSQLQLENGIITANDYITYVNAEDQARQGLLLHEVQLLMVRFGRELVKGY; encoded by the coding sequence ATGCGCAAAACGATCTTAATACCCTTGATGGTCCTGTTGGGTGGGATGGGGCTTCAAGCGCAAACCATCCTCCGAATTGATTCCTGTATGCAATGGGCCAGGGACAACTATCCGCTTGTAAGGCAACAACAATTGATCGAGCGGTCGCGGGACCTCTCGGTAGAGAATGCTTCCAAGGGTCAGTTGCCGCAACTGAGTGTGGGAGGACAGGCCAGTTACCAGTCAGAAGTAACCAGGTTGGGGATCAACCTTCCCGGGTTTACTCCTCCTGAATTGTCGAAAGACCAGTACCGGCTTTACGCGGAGGTTAACCAGCCACTTACAGATTTGCAGACGATCAACAGGCAAAAGGAATTGCTACGGTCCACTGGCGAGGTGGAGAAGCAAAAGCTGGAAGTGGAATTGTACAAGTTAAAAGAGCGGGTGACTCAGCTTTTCTTTGGCATACTGCTGATGCGTGAGCAGGAAAAACAGGTGGAGTTGATGATGGCGGATATTACGGCGGGTTTGGATAAAACACAGGTAGCCGTTGACAATGGAACTGCCACCCGGACGAATATTTATTTGCTGGAGGCTGAATTGGTAAAGGCAAAACAACGAAGAAAGGAGATGGCTGCTACAAGGGAGAGTTATGAAGAGATGTTGTCTTTGTTTACGGGGAAGCAGTTTAGTGGATCGGTTATTTTGGAAAAACCGGTTTTGCTCACAGAAAACACAGAAAGCACGGAAATGAGGCGACCCGAAATAAAATTGTATGAATTGCAGCAGACCAACCTGGGTTTACAGGAGAAAATTTTAAAGGCAAAGAATTGGCCACGGTTTAGTCTGTTTCTACAGGGAGGCGTTGGACGCCCGGCATTGAATATGCTGAGCAATGAACTGGATCCGTACTATATAGGTGGATTGCGATTGGGATGGAATATTGGTCAGCTTTATACACAGAAGGCCGATCGCCAATTGATCCATCTCCAGCAACAGACCGTGGTGCTGCAGAAAGAAACCTTTTTACTCAATACCAAACTTTCCCTTTCCCAGCAGGATGGAGAGATACGGAAGTATCAATCGCTGATCAATGGTGACCAGGAATTAATCAGCCTCCGTGAGAAAATCAAAAAAACATCGCAACTACAACTTGAGAACGGGATCATTACTGCCAATGATTATATCACGTATGTAAATGCTGAAGACCAGGCCCGTCAGGGTTTGCTGTTGCATGAAGTACAGTTGCTGATGGTGCGGTTTGGAAGGGAGTTGGTGAAAGGCTATTAA
- a CDS encoding TetR/AcrR family transcriptional regulator, protein MAKTKTIKPLDTSTEEKIKQAAKVVFTTKGYAAARTRDIAEEAGINLALLNYYFRSKERLFQIVMLESLQTFFSSMIVVLNDEELSFEKKVQGFVDRYITLFQAQPELPFFVVSELNNHPDIFLKEMKVKDVIFKSSFIKELQARMAANPRLKGVNPIQMMVNLSSMVIFPFAGAPFIRQIGQFKDKEFDQLMEERKALIPGWFMGMLNT, encoded by the coding sequence ATGGCAAAGACAAAGACGATAAAACCCCTTGATACCAGTACCGAGGAGAAGATCAAGCAAGCGGCCAAGGTTGTATTTACGACCAAAGGCTATGCGGCGGCACGGACCCGGGATATTGCTGAGGAGGCCGGGATCAATCTTGCCTTATTGAATTATTATTTCCGCAGCAAGGAACGCCTGTTCCAGATCGTGATGCTGGAAAGCCTTCAGACATTTTTTTCTTCCATGATCGTTGTGCTCAATGATGAGGAATTGAGTTTTGAAAAGAAGGTACAGGGTTTTGTAGACCGTTACATTACTTTATTCCAGGCCCAACCTGAACTGCCGTTTTTTGTGGTCAGTGAATTGAATAATCATCCGGATATTTTTTTAAAGGAGATGAAGGTGAAGGATGTGATTTTTAAGTCATCCTTCATCAAAGAATTGCAGGCGCGCATGGCAGCGAATCCGCGTTTAAAAGGAGTCAATCCGATCCAGATGATGGTGAATTTGTCGTCAATGGTGATTTTTCCCTTTGCTGGAGCGCCGTTTATCCGCCAGATCGGACAATTCAAGGATAAGGAGTTTGACCAGTTAATGGAAGAAAGAAAGGCATTGATCCCCGGTTGGTTTATGGGGATGCTCAACACCTGA
- a CDS encoding xanthine dehydrogenase family protein molybdopterin-binding subunit → MQKIKTDRRRFLKLSSLASGGLVLGFTLPGLQALALPGEECTHFQPGAYLRIDRKGLVTIFVAKQESGQGVDTALPMIVAEELEVDFRKVKVELAPFGTLPAGMHDTGGSQSILGMYDTLRKAGAIAKAMLIQAAANSWKVNVTSCAADMGEVVHTPTMKRIGYGELVCEAAKLPIPAEVTLKSPKDFKLIGKAEKRSGLKDILTGKTKYGLDTRIPGMVVAVSVRCPVLGGKLVSYDDTVAKKVPGVLKIVAYKGTGKPMHVRDGVAIIATHTWAAMKAKEMLTVTWDEGPRNEESTVSLFETFASKAGDTPGIEVFKKGDPGNVKGAGKLSAEYAQPFLAHATMEPVNFIAEVKGDKCEIWGGLQLPDWAVDTIAKECGFKKPDIKVNLGLMGGAFGRRLHFDFAIEAVKIAQQFDRPVQLVWDRVDDTQFGMFRPANYHRLDAQWDEKGKLVSWKHHVLGTPIAYMIEGPETKNIGEMDGADAGFCYDVPNIHTGYTPVDFNINRGWLRSVDICVNTFPVESFVDEIAGKLKKDPLAFRLSLLENRPDFKTGTEAWALSQSPARIAGVLKLAAEKIGYDKPRKPKHFIGLATHSFIFAKAYAAHAIEIEMVGEKKFRITRVVAAIDCGQVINPDGLLNQMEGGLAFGLTQALKGEITIKDSRVMQDGFFSYELLMYSEMPPLEVYIIPSEAEPGGVGEVGVSTVAPALCNALAAAGHRPRNLPIRNEGFSWV, encoded by the coding sequence ATGCAAAAGATAAAGACCGATCGTCGTCGTTTTCTGAAACTGTCCAGTCTGGCTTCCGGTGGACTGGTTTTGGGATTCACTCTTCCCGGGCTTCAGGCCCTCGCACTTCCCGGAGAAGAGTGTACGCATTTTCAACCCGGTGCCTATTTACGGATCGACCGAAAAGGGTTAGTGACCATTTTTGTGGCCAAACAGGAGTCGGGGCAGGGAGTGGATACGGCATTACCGATGATCGTGGCTGAAGAACTGGAAGTTGATTTTAGAAAAGTAAAAGTGGAACTGGCTCCTTTTGGAACACTGCCAGCAGGGATGCATGATACGGGAGGAAGCCAGAGTATATTGGGGATGTATGATACCCTGCGCAAGGCAGGTGCCATTGCCAAAGCCATGTTGATACAGGCCGCCGCCAATAGCTGGAAGGTGAATGTCACCTCTTGTGCCGCGGATATGGGAGAAGTTGTTCATACCCCGACCATGAAACGGATCGGGTATGGTGAATTGGTTTGCGAAGCCGCCAAACTACCGATACCTGCTGAAGTGACGCTTAAAAGTCCAAAGGATTTCAAGCTCATTGGGAAGGCAGAGAAAAGAAGCGGATTGAAAGACATACTCACTGGTAAAACCAAATACGGGCTTGATACCCGTATTCCGGGTATGGTCGTTGCCGTGTCCGTTCGCTGTCCGGTGCTTGGTGGAAAACTGGTATCGTATGATGATACTGTCGCGAAGAAAGTACCCGGTGTTTTAAAGATCGTGGCGTATAAAGGAACGGGCAAGCCCATGCATGTGCGGGATGGTGTAGCCATCATTGCCACACATACCTGGGCCGCTATGAAGGCCAAAGAGATGTTGACGGTGACCTGGGATGAAGGTCCACGCAATGAAGAAAGCACGGTCTCTTTGTTTGAAACATTTGCCTCAAAAGCAGGAGATACCCCAGGTATCGAGGTATTCAAGAAAGGTGACCCGGGTAACGTGAAAGGGGCCGGAAAACTGTCAGCCGAATATGCACAACCATTTCTGGCCCATGCGACCATGGAGCCGGTGAATTTTATAGCCGAAGTAAAAGGGGATAAATGTGAAATATGGGGAGGATTGCAATTGCCCGACTGGGCTGTAGATACCATTGCCAAGGAATGTGGGTTTAAAAAGCCGGATATAAAAGTGAACCTGGGTTTGATGGGTGGCGCCTTTGGCCGAAGGCTACATTTTGATTTTGCCATTGAGGCGGTTAAGATCGCGCAGCAGTTTGACCGTCCGGTGCAATTGGTTTGGGACCGGGTAGATGATACGCAGTTTGGCATGTTTCGCCCGGCCAACTACCACCGGCTCGATGCACAGTGGGATGAAAAGGGGAAACTCGTTTCCTGGAAACATCATGTGCTGGGCACGCCCATTGCCTATATGATCGAAGGCCCGGAAACAAAGAATATCGGGGAAATGGATGGGGCTGATGCAGGTTTCTGCTATGATGTTCCAAATATTCATACAGGGTACACGCCTGTTGATTTTAATATTAACCGGGGTTGGTTGCGGTCAGTGGATATTTGCGTCAACACCTTTCCGGTGGAATCCTTTGTGGATGAAATTGCGGGGAAGCTTAAAAAGGATCCGCTAGCCTTTCGTTTATCCTTACTGGAAAACAGACCCGACTTTAAAACCGGTACCGAAGCCTGGGCCCTGAGCCAGTCACCCGCGCGAATTGCAGGGGTGCTGAAATTAGCAGCAGAGAAGATAGGATATGATAAACCCCGCAAGCCCAAACATTTCATCGGACTGGCCACACACTCTTTCATTTTTGCCAAAGCCTATGCCGCACATGCGATAGAGATAGAGATGGTGGGGGAGAAAAAGTTCAGGATCACGCGGGTAGTGGCAGCTATTGATTGTGGACAGGTCATCAATCCGGATGGGTTACTCAATCAGATGGAAGGAGGTTTGGCGTTTGGGCTCACCCAGGCTCTCAAAGGGGAGATCACCATCAAGGATAGCCGGGTGATGCAGGATGGATTCTTTAGCTACGAACTATTGATGTATAGTGAAATGCCTCCGCTAGAAGTTTATATTATACCCAGTGAAGCCGAACCCGGTGGGGTTGGGGAAGTAGGGGTATCCACCGTAGCACCGGCCTTGTGCAATGCCCTGGCCGCTGCGGGTCACCGCCCGCGCAACCTGCCTATCCGAAACGAAGGCTTTAGTTGGGTATAA
- a CDS encoding (2Fe-2S)-binding protein — protein MPQFSLTVNNNKYDVDAPADMPLLWVLRDLLNMTGTKYGCGVASCGVCSVIIDGNPVFSCQRTVGSCVNKKIITIEGLSTDGSHPVQKAWEQAGVPQCGYCQPGQMMQVVAMLEKNKRPSEETIDQVMNNVLCRCGTYHRIRKAIHLAIDSLNS, from the coding sequence ATGCCTCAGTTCTCCCTCACGGTTAATAATAATAAATACGATGTAGATGCCCCTGCCGACATGCCACTTTTGTGGGTGCTGCGTGATCTGCTCAATATGACGGGCACAAAATATGGATGCGGGGTGGCCAGTTGTGGTGTTTGCAGCGTCATCATTGATGGCAACCCGGTATTTTCCTGTCAACGCACGGTGGGTTCCTGTGTCAATAAAAAGATCATCACCATTGAAGGTCTTTCGACCGATGGCTCGCATCCGGTACAAAAGGCCTGGGAGCAGGCGGGGGTGCCTCAATGCGGTTATTGCCAGCCCGGACAAATGATGCAGGTGGTGGCCATGCTGGAAAAAAACAAACGCCCTTCGGAAGAGACGATTGACCAGGTGATGAATAATGTGCTCTGTCGATGTGGTACCTACCACCGGATAAGAAAAGCCATTCATCTGGCCATTGACTCCCTGAATTCCTGA
- the ygiD gene encoding 4,5-DOPA dioxygenase extradiol yields MENLHDLKLRSQTWKGEKMPLLFIGHGSPMNGIEENDFSREWEKKGQELPRPSAILVISAHWLTSGTFVTAMDQPRTIHDFGGFPPDLYKVQYPAPGDPALAEETRSLIRSTPVKLDHEWGLDHGAWTVIRRMYPQADIPVLQLSIDYHQPPAYHYQLARELSTLRDKGVLIIGSGNMIHNLRMVAWDKLDQPGFGFDWALELNELLKQKILQGDHESLIHYEGLHRAARLAIPTPDHYYPLLYVLGLRDRKENTLFFNDQCVGGSLNMTSVLFHQ; encoded by the coding sequence ATGGAAAACCTGCACGATCTCAAACTCCGTAGCCAAACCTGGAAGGGTGAAAAAATGCCTTTGCTTTTTATTGGTCATGGCTCCCCCATGAATGGAATTGAAGAAAACGACTTTAGTCGCGAATGGGAAAAGAAGGGGCAGGAGCTTCCGCGACCCAGTGCCATCCTGGTCATTTCAGCTCATTGGCTCACCAGTGGCACTTTTGTAACGGCCATGGACCAACCACGTACCATCCATGATTTTGGAGGCTTTCCTCCCGATCTCTACAAAGTTCAGTATCCTGCCCCCGGTGATCCTGCCCTGGCCGAGGAAACCCGTTCACTAATTCGTTCCACACCGGTAAAACTGGATCATGAATGGGGATTGGACCATGGGGCCTGGACTGTCATCCGGCGCATGTATCCCCAGGCGGATATTCCAGTGCTGCAACTGAGTATTGACTATCACCAACCACCCGCCTACCATTACCAATTAGCCCGCGAACTCAGCACCCTCAGGGATAAAGGAGTCCTGATCATTGGTAGTGGAAACATGATCCATAATCTCCGCATGGTGGCCTGGGATAAACTGGATCAACCCGGATTTGGGTTTGATTGGGCCCTGGAACTAAATGAATTGCTCAAGCAAAAGATCCTTCAGGGAGATCATGAATCGCTCATTCACTATGAAGGATTGCACCGGGCGGCCAGACTGGCCATTCCCACCCCCGATCATTATTACCCGCTACTGTATGTGTTGGGTCTGCGCGACCGGAAAGAAAATACCCTTTTCTTCAATGATCAGTGTGTAGGCGGATCATTGAATATGACCTCGGTATTGTTTCATCAATAA